The Pochonia chlamydosporia 170 chromosome 1, whole genome shotgun sequence genome window below encodes:
- a CDS encoding subunit IV of cytochrome c oxidase (similar to Metarhizium robertsii ARSEF 23 XP_007818613.2): MAPDSLRGVPVGRISETSSYWEQTWSSLDAFIAQEPEEKRLKEIYHARRLAEPGNQSIQSKAKLHQDNMSKHVKIREVFGANTPYHPNQLVAKKHMPSEGLCQKELMYRVACKISDLKVLNDQGVLAMDALDFIRWRIDRKLAEKLNHPGLNGKNFVRTIIYKLCDEPKNDNTGYADPVMREAVLLSARYQNRIANFKTDGSKACAPRAKSTRPTKRTRQVNRVRRSRLRTNLSTEQADTARREEERQAERRERRAQLEAQSGSYQGVNAFRQMQQDRKSQE, translated from the coding sequence ATGGCGCCAGATTCTTTGAGAGGAGTGCCAGTTGGGAGAATCAGCGAGACGTCCTCATATTGGGAACAAACCTGGTCGTCTTTGGATGCCTTCATCGCCCAAGAACCCGAAGAAAAGCGCCTTAAAGAGATATATCACGCGAGAAGGCTAGCTGAGCCAGGCAATCAGTCCATTCAGAGCAAGGCTAAACTCCACCAAGACAACATGAGTAAACACGTCAAGATTCGGGAAGTCTTTGGAGccaatactccgtaccaccCGAACCAGCTCGTAGCCAAGAAACATATGCCATCAGAGGGCTTGTGTCAGAAAGAGCTCATGTACCGCGTTGCATGTAAAATCTCTGATCTTAAGGTTCTCAATGATCAGGGAGTTTTAGCCATGGACGCTTTGGACTTTATTCGCTGGCGTATTGACCGCAAACTTGCGGAGAAGCTGAACCATCCAGGTCTCAACGGGAAGAATTTCGTTCGAACAATCATATACAAGTTATGCGATGAACCCAAGAACGACAATACCGGATATGCTGATCCCGTCATGCGGGAGGCAGTCCTCCTCTCTGCTCGCTATCAAAATCGTATAGCCAACTTCAAAACAGATGGCAGCAAAGCATGCGCACCTAGGGCCAAGTCTACACGACCGACGAAGAGAACACGCCAGGTTAATAGAGTTCGTCGTAGTCGCCTTCGAACTAATTTGTCCACAGAGCAAGCTGATACAGCacgaagagaagaagagcgACAGGCAGAGAGGCGAGAACGTCGAGCTCAGCTGGAAGCTCAATCAGGGAGCTATCAAGGGGTGAATGCTTTCAGACAAATGCAGCAGGACAGGAAATCACAGGAGTAG
- a CDS encoding 50S ribosomal subunit protein L15 (similar to Metarhizium acridum CQMa 102 XP_007807933.1) yields MPPRLLPPSTSFCCIATTSASVTSLTACLTRLTILQTRNASILSSLANNKGAIHIKKRVGRGPSSGHGKTSGRGHKGQKQHGKVKPWFQGGQTPLIVKHGSMGFTNLRAPQMSEVNLDQIQEWINQGRLDPSQQITPKELIQSKLVGSVKDGVKILSRGSECLKQPIDVMVSRASAGAIAAIEAAGGKVTTRYYTKLAIQRLLRGESVNTDKPLPVGKEQVETVLAEARKAPFRYRLPDPTSRRDIEYYRDPAHRGYLSYQLAPGQSPSLYFRVPGERKIKSAAKEEKKAAEETLW; encoded by the exons ATGCCTCCCCGACTATTACCGCCCAGCACTTCTTTCTGCTGCATAGCCACGACCAGTGCATCCGTCACCTCATTGACAGCTTGCTTGACGCGTCTGACGATCCTGCAAACTCGCAATGCTTCCATCCTAAGCAgcctcgccaacaacaaggGTGCCATTCACATCAAGAAGAGAGTCGGTCGCGGACCTTCGTCTGGGCACGGAAAGACGTCGGGACGAGGTCACAAGGGTCAAAAGCAGCATGGAAAGGTGAAGCCGTGGTTTCAAGGCGGTCAGACGCCATTGATTGTGAAGCACGGTAGCATGGGTTTCACGAACTT GAGGGCACCGCAAATGTCCGAAGTGAACCTCGATCAGATTCAGGAATGGATTAACCAAGGCCGACTCGATCCCTCGCAGCAGATCACACCCAAGGAACTCATCCAGAGCAAACTGGTTGGCAGTGTCAAGGACGGCGTAAAGATTCTCTCCCGTGGATCGGAATGCTTGAAACAGCCCATTGATGTCATGGTTTCGCGGGCCTCGGCTGGTGCTATTGCCGCtattgaggctgctggtgggAAGGTTACGACGAGATACTACACGAAGTTGGCGATTCAGCGACTACTGCGGGGGGAGTCGGTCAACACTGATAAGCCGCTGCCCGTGGGCAAGGAACAGGTAGAGACGGTTCTCGCGGAGGCAAGGAAAGCCCCGTTCCGGTATAGATTGCCTGATCCGACTAGCCGTCGTGATATCGAGTACTACCGGGATCCGGCACACAGAGGGTATCTGAGCTATCAGTTGGCGCCTGGACAATCGCCTAGTTTGTACTTTAGGGTGCCTGGTGAGCGGAAGATTAAGAGTGCGGCtaaggaggagaagaaggctgctgaggagaCTTTGTGGTAG
- a CDS encoding sorting nexin Mvp1 (similar to Neosartorya fischeri NRRL 181 XP_001261192.1), producing MSLFGTSPTEGHNEPSTPSRQTPRSRRGGSGLFDDSPSHKASSNSLFEDGNDDADDSSPWNMPTPRKQQSRADMIRNLLPASDVPDSYIETFDFLVRDEGSSGRATAAGIAKLFANARLGPEAQTRIMSLVAPGDGSDVSLGRNEINVLLALVGLAQEGDIISLDSVDERRRNLPQPKLPGLTAEPVLPPVAELAAKPPQTPNESQVQAEVQAQQDQEGEASRQSQAPAPVHTPQQPKAFRPTMDDPEDDPWNTPDVHKGHDHSKLNGSSNHAVTNGQSTFHPSPATNIGNQSLSQYASGDTISASAHGSRPGSDAIQGQGEWGFYGSSNASGGGGGFNENSHNITPSASNTANPFGGDGGGIDRSPGRDPPATTVRTTSGRTGSSVEENVIVTLMPGKEGMFMFQHHNYEVSSQRRGSKVVRRYSDFVWLLDCLHKRYPFRVLPLLPPKRVAVNGNHLSNDGAFIEKRRRGLARFLNALVRHPVLGQEQLVVMFLTVPTELAVWRKQATISVQDEFTDRALPPGLEDSLPPTLEELFSRTRSGVRRSAELYINVSNIMDRLVKRTEGVAADHARVAMSLTSLTETSADTYATDTNEIPLLNDGLTAMSKHLRTCQTLLEDESRGWDEGVLEDLKRQRDSLVSVRELFDRREKLDKDNIPYLERRIQTNETKLAGLRSKPEGMVKPGEIEKVAEAIIKDKESIVQQHNRSIFVKECIRDELITFQSTQYHVSRWNQDWAGERVKYAEMLADNWRRLLDELEGMPLGD from the exons ATGTCGCTCTTCGGAACCTCCCCCACCGAAGGGCATAACGAGCCATCCACGCCGAGCCGCCAGACTCCCAGATCGCGACGCGGCGGCAGCGGACTATTTGACGATTCTCCCTCCCACAAAGCTTCGTCCAACAGTCTGTTTGAGGATGGCAACGACGACGCGGACGATTCCTCCCCATGGAACATGCCCACGCCGCGGAAGCAGCAGAGTCGCGCCGACATGATACGGAACTTGTTGCCCGCCTCGGATGTCCCCGACAGCTATATCGAGACGTTTGATTTTCTCGTACGCGATGAAGGCAGCTCTGGTCGCGCAACGGCTGCTGGAATCGCCAAGCTGTTTGCCAATGCTCGTCTTGGTCCCGAGGCTCAGACCCGCATCATGTCTCTTGTTGCGCCGGGGGATGGCTCCGATGTGTCGCTTGGGCGGAACGAGATTAATGTGTTGCTGGCGTTGGTGGGCTTGGCTCAGGAAGGTGATATTATCAGTTTGGACAGTGTGGATGAGAGACGACGAA ACCTCCCGCAACCCAAGCTCCCCGGTCTCACCGCCGAGCCAGTACTACCACCTGTTGCCGAGCTCGCCGCGAAGCCGCCCCAAACGCCGAACGAGAGCCAAGTCCAAGCTGAGGTCCAGGCACAGCAGGACCAAGAGGGTGAAGCGAGTCGACAAAGTCAGGCACCCGCACCGGTGCATACACCACAGCAACCCAAGGCGTTTCGCCCAACTATGGATGACCCCGAAGACGACCCTTGGAACACTCCCGACGTTCACAAAGGTCACGACCACTCCAAGCTGAATGGTAGCAGCAACCATGCCGTTACGAACGGGCAATCGACCTTCCATCCTTCGCCAGCCACAAACATTGGAAACCAGAGCCTGAGTCAATACGCATCCGGAGACACAATATCGGCTTCTGCGCATGGCAGCAGACCAGGGAGTGATGCTATTCAAGGCCAGGGTGAATGGGGCTTCTACGGTAGCTCCAATGCCTCGGGCGGCGGTGGAGGCTTCAACGAGAATTCTCACAACATCACGCCGAGCGCATCGAATACAGCAAATCCCTTTGGAGGAGACGGCGGTGGCATCGACCGCTCCCCCGGACGTGATCCTCCGGCCACCACTGTTCGAACCACAAGCGGCCGGACGGGCTCCAGCGTCGAGGAGAATGTAATTGTCACGCTGATGCCCGGCAAGGAGGGCATGTTCATGTTCCAGCATCACAATTACGAAGTTTCGAGCCAACGGCGTGGAAGCAAAGTCGTCCGCCGGTACAGCGATTTCGTCTGGCTTCTAGACTGTCTACACAAGAGGTATCCTTTCAGGGTGCTGCCTCTCTTGCCCCCCAAGAGAGTTGCTGTGAATGGCAACCACTTATCCAACGACGGTGCCTTTATAGAGAAACGGCGGCGAGGATTAGCTAGGTTCTTGAATGCTCTAGTCCGACATCCAGTTCTCGGCCAGGAACAACTAGTGGTTATGTTCCTCACTGTTCCCACG GAACTGGCTGTATGGCGGAAACAGGCCACCATCTCTGTGCAAGACGAATTTACTGACCGTGCCTTACCGCCTGGGCTTGAGGACTCCCTCCCGCCTACTCTTGAAGAGCTATTCAGCCGTACGAGGTCTGGTGTCCGCCGTTCTGCTGAGCTGTACATCAATGTTTCCAACATTATGGACCGGCTTGTGAAGAGAACCGAGGGAGTAGCAGCGGATCACGCTCGTGTCGCGATGTCGCTCACTTCGCTTACGGAAACGTCGGCGGACACCTACGCCACAGACACAAACGAGATTCCATTGCTCAACGACGGGCTGACAGCAATGAGCAAACACCTGCGGACTTGCCAGACTCTGCTGGAGGACGAAAGCCGCGGCTGGGATGAAGGCGTGCTGGAGGATCTCAAGCGCCAGCGAGATTCTCTCGTCAGCGTTCGCGAGCTGTTTGACCGACGGGAGAAGctcgacaaggacaacatcCCGTACCTGGAGAGAAGGATCCAGACCAACGAGACCAAGTTGGCTGGTTTGCGATCCAAGCCAGAGGGTATGGTGAAGCCCGGCGAGATTGAGAAGGTAGCAGAGGCAATCATCAAG GACAAGGAATCTATCGTCCAGCAACATAATCGGTCTATTTTTGTCAAGGAATGTATCCGCGATGAACTCATCACCTTCCAGTCCACGCAGTACCACGTCAGTCGCTGGAATCAGGACTGGGCAGGCGAGCGAGTCAAGTATGCGGAGATGCTGGCGGACAACTGGCGCCGTCTGCTGGATGAACTGGAGGGCATGCCGCTCGGCGACTAG
- a CDS encoding alpha-1,2-mannosyltransferase (similar to Coccidioides immitis RS XP_001239607.1) — protein MDLFRRASRMVPSTKKLQLPAHDEKRGPAKKHTLASRLAFFRRPLRLRGNSSVSVPLGVVLIFPLLVVILILVLFVRHPSSPGRILMPAGAPPAIRKISEKHDKVFVTGCLEPDVSQPRANATFVVLARNKELDGVVQSLKSMERHFNRWYHYPYVFLNDGEFDDHFKETVRNHTSGTVEFGKVGPDMWGFPDWVDHKVAKEGIAKQGDAAVMYGGLESYHFMCRFYSGFFYNHPLLLKYEWYWRVEPEITYFCDITYDPFLKMIEHNKTYGFTIAVKELRETVPNIFRYASAYKRLNNLTSQGLWEMFVEPRDPAEEKKKEQLPDEILKNDPANNAPPKIDPEAMETEKYNMCHFWSNFEIAKLSWFRSKEYNDFFEMMDRSGGFWMERWGDAPIHSLAAGALLGVKDIHYFRDIGYRHTTIQHCPANAPSRQLPRKPYLETTTLDEKKRIEEDKYWEDWDEVKENGVGCRCRCDTDIVDVEGKEGSCLAEWVDVAGGWAP, from the exons atggaTTTGTTTCGAAGAGCCTCGAGAATGGTCCCATCAACAAAAAAGCTACAGCTACCTGCTCACGATGAGAAGAGGGGCCCGGCCAAGAAGCACACACTGGCATCGAGACTAGCATTTTTTCGCCGGCCATTGCGGTTACGAGGCAATTCGAGTGTGTCCGTGCCGCTGGGTGTTGTCTTGATATTCCCTTTACTCGTCGTCATACTCATTCTGGTGCTCTTCGTTCGACACCCCAGCTCTCCTGGAAGAATATTAATGCCCGCTGGCGCGCCTCCCGCTATCCG GAAAATCAGCGAGAAACACGACAAAGTGTTTGTCACCGGCTGTTTAGAACCCGATGTTAGCCAACCACGAGCTAATGCGACCTTTGTTGTATTGGCTAGAAACAAGGAActggatggtgttgtccaGTCTCTCAAGTCCATGGAGCGCCATTTCAACCGATGGTACCACTATCCATATGTCTTCCTCAACGACGGCGAGTTTGACGACCATTTCAAAGAAACTGTTCGCAATCACACCTCGGGTACCGTAGagtttggcaaagttggtCCCGACATGTGGGGTTTCCCTGACTGGGTTGATCATAAAGTTGCCAAGGAAGGTATAGCGAAACAGGGAGATGCCGCTGTCATGTACGGTGGACTGGAAAGCTACCATTTCATGTGTAGATTCTACTCGGG CTTCTTCTACAACCACCCGCTTCTTCTGAAATACGAGTGGTACTGGCGAGTTGAGCCCGAGATTACGTACTTCTGCGATATCACATA TGATCCGTTCCTGAAAATGATTGAGCATAACAAGACATACGGTTTCACGATTGCTGTCAAGGAACTGCGCGAAACCGTTCCCAACATCTTCCGCTACGCTTCGGCATACAAGCGACTGAACAACCTGACGTCTCAAGGCCTGTGGGAAATGTTTGTCGAGCCGCGAGATCCcgccgaggagaagaagaaggaacaGCTTCCCGACGAAATTTTGAAAAACGACCCTGCAAACAATGCTCCTCCAAAAATTGATCCCGAAGCAATGGAAAccgaaaagtacaacatgTGCCACTTCTGGTCCAACTTCGAAATTGCAAAACTCAGCTGGTTCAGAAGCAAGGAATACAACGACTTTTTCGAGATGATGGATCGCAGTGGAGGTTTCTGGATGGAGCGA TGGGGCGACGCTCCTATTCATTCCCTTGCTGCCGGTGCTTTGCTGGGAGTTAAAGATATTCACTACTTCCGTGACATTGGCTACAGGCATACCACCATTCAACATTGTCCTGCCAATGCTCCATCCCGACAGCTTCCCCGAAAACCGTATCTAGAAACGACAACACTTGACGAAAAGAAGAGGATAGAGGAGGATAAGTACTGGGAGGACTGGGATGAAGTCAAAGAAAACGGTGTTGGCTGCCGATGCCGCTGCGATACCGACattgttgatgttgagggtAAAGAGGGCTCCTGCCTTGCCGAATGGGTAGATGTTGCTGGCGGCTGGGCTCCTTAA
- a CDS encoding acyl-CoA thioesterase (similar to Metarhizium robertsii ARSEF 23 XP_007818612.2) has protein sequence MSNEKGERVEFEDTLEQAQQRAMDSYREWPRMGFEEFMELSPVPEDTHKQGPGVKRYMSRQPAWMAGNELPWDALFQNLKGPRPRHSGLGVFGGCVYAQAPLAAARAIEEEERQQAAETGVVKPVPGIHSIQGIFTIPGLGDRPFVYDVTNIVSARSFFGRQVNVRQPKQPSSNPTGPFPDSDAELPLNDVCFSCITTFKRPAEGADDVQSSMSAQKRYADILSQRAPDEWEPAPQSDIDIITSLFKDYKGHGAFPMLDMYKVDMTDYNDDKDVPDRRQLMLYRPLKPIPKEDVNGHIVCHAFEADRNGLIMLGNHMGYGFNMGMAASLSYSFYVHTNPEDAVMDAEGWWIQEINWPRVSANRCMMESKIWSPEGKHVASAYQDGMLVPARGPMEVKESKL, from the exons ATGAGCAACGAAAAAGGTGAAAGGGTAGAGTTCGAAGACACTCTTGAGCAGGCGCAACAACGAGCCATGGATTCCTATCGCGAGTGGCCGCGGATGGGTTTCGAAGAGTTTATGGAGCTTTCTCCCGTCCCAGAAGACACCCATAAGCAAGGACCGGGTGTAAAACGATACATGAGCCGCCAGCCAGCATGGATGGCAGGCAACGAGCTGCCTTGGGATGCGCTGTTCCAAAACTTAAAGGGTCCTCGGCCGAGACACAGTGGACTAGGTGTATTTGGCGGATGCGTATATGCCCAAGCGCCTTTAGCTGCTGCGAGGGCCatcgaagaagaagagaggcaaCAAGCTGCTGAGACTGGTGTTGTCAAGCCTGTGCCTGGAATCCAC TCGATACAAGGCATTTTCACAATCCCAGGGCTCGGTGACCGGCCGTTCGTGTACGACGTCACCAATATAGTATCTGCTCGCTCGTTCTTTGGGCGTCAAGTCAATGTCCGACAGCCGAAACAGCCTTCCTCGAATCCAACTGGTCCATTTCCGGATTCAGACGCCGAACTCCCTCTCAACGATGTTTGCTTCAGCTGCATCACTACCTTCAAGCGGCCCGCGGAAGGGGCAGACGACGtccagtcatccatgtctgctCAGAAACGATACGCAGATATACTGTCACAACGAGCTCCCGATGAATGGGAGCCTGCACCACAATCCGAtatcgacatcatcacctcGCTTTTCAAAGATTACAAAGGCCACGGAGCGTTTCCGATGCTAGACATGTACAAGGTCGACATGACGGACTAcaacgacgacaaggacGTTCCAGACCGCCGCCAGTTAATGCTGTACAGACCTCTTAAGCCTATCCCAAAGGAAGACGTCAACGGGCATATTGTCTGTCATGCTTTTGAAGCAGACAGGAACGGGCTGATCATGCTTGGAAACCATATGGGTTACGGGTTCAACATGGGCATGGCCGCCAGTCTCAGCTATTCGTTCTATGTGCACACCAACCCTGAAGATGCGGTGATGGATGCTGAAGGGTGGTGGATCCAGGAGATAAACTGGCCTAGAGTTAGTGCAAACAGATGCATGATGGAGAGCAAGATTTGGAGTCCAGAGGGTAAACACGTGGCTAGTGCGTACCAAGATGGTATGCTTGTGCCGGCACGAGGGCCTATGGAGGTGAAGGAATCAAAGCTGTAG
- a CDS encoding subunit IV of cytochrome c oxidase (similar to Metarhizium robertsii ARSEF 23 XP_007818614.2): MFLQRSAIAAARRAAVAPVVARSFTTSFIRREGAKGPTTPSEQAAALAGTTQKKVGDYKVLNEIKSEDDLLGPGARPGTVPTDLEQATGLERLEILGKMEGVDIFDMRPLDASRKGTMENPIMVRSAGDEQYAGCTGSPADSHVVTWLGLSKERPIERCPECGSVYKMDFVGAEDDHHHHHGPEIEEPKTFADFIKPEYRYR; this comes from the exons ATGTTTTTGCAACGCTCCGCCATCGCTGCGGCCCGCCGCGCCGCCGTCGCCCCCGTCGTCGCTCGCtccttcaccacctccttcaTTCGTC GCGAAGGTGCCAAGGGTCCTACTACCCCCAGCGAGCAGGCTGCTGCCCTTGCCGGCACTACCCAGAAGAAGGTCGGCGACTACAAGGTCTTGAACG AGATCAAGTCTGAGGACGACCTCCTGGGACCCGGTGCCCGCCCCGGTACCGTTCCCACCGATCTCGAGCAAGCTACCGGTCTTGAGCGTCTGGAAATTCTGGGTAAGATGGAAGGCGTTGACATCTTCGACATGCGCCCTCTTGATGCCAGCCGCAAGGGAACTATGGAGAACCCAATCATGGTCCGATCTGCTGGCGATGAGCAGTACGCCGGTTGCACCGGATCTCCTGCCGACTCTCACGTCGTCACTTGGCTCGGC CTTTCTAAGGAGCGCCCCATTGAGCGATGCCCCGAGTGTGGCAGCGTCTACAAGATGGACTTCGTCGGCGCCGAGGatgaccaccaccaccaccacggccCCGAAATCGAGGAGCCCAAGACCTTCGCCGACTTCATCAAGCCTGAGTACCGATACCGATAA
- a CDS encoding dihydroxy-acid dehydratase (similar to Aspergillus terreus NIH2624 XP_001208445.1), with product MADTGGESNIPAIPGHDPKSSVDYIQFKCLPPGGPLNRWSTTLTREHDFPGAQAMLYGAGVPDEKTMKNAAQVGIASVWWEGNPCNTHLLEFGKIVKNSVEREGMLGWQFNTVGVSDAITMGGDGMRFSLQTRELIADSIESVTSAQHHDANISIPGCDKNMPGVIMAAARHNRPFIMIYGGTIRKGHSTLLERNVNISTCYEASGAYTYGRLQAKTDPDKPGRQSSDVMSDIEKHACPGAGACGGMYTANTMATAIEAMGLTLPGSSSYPALSPEKSRECERAGQVIKTTMEKDIRPRDLLTRAAFENALVLTMILGGSTNGVLHFLAMANTAGVPLTIDDVQRASDRTPFLADLAPSGKYLMEDLYQVGGTPSVLKMLIAKNLIDGSIMTVTGKTLAENVSDWPSLDPGQQIIRPLDNPIKSSGHIRILRGNMAPGGAVAKITGKEGLSFTGKARVYNCERDLNTALSRGEIKREDGNLVLIVRYEGPKGGPGMPEQLRASAAIMGAGLNNVALVTDGRYSGASHGFIVGHVVPEAAVGGPIALVQDGDEVTIDAERNRIDAAVSDEEMALRKAAWKAPEPRVKRGVLAKYAKLVGDASHGAVTDGW from the exons ATGGCTGACACGGGAGGAGAATCCAACATTCCCGCGATACCGGGCCACGACCCCAAGTCCTCGGTCGACTACATCCAGTTCAAGTGTCTTCCGCCGGGGGGGCCGTTGAATAGGTGGTCTACGACGTTGACCAGAGAGCATGACTTTCCAGGAGCACAG GCTATGCTCTACGGAGCTGGTGTCCCTGATGAAAAGACGATGAAGAATGCGGCCCAAGTTGGCATTGCTAGCGTTTGGTGGGAGGGAAACCCGTGCAA CACCCATT TGCTTGAAtttggcaagattgtcaagaatTCAGTGGAAAGAGAAGGCATGCTCGGCTGGCAGTTCAACACGGTCGGTGTATCTgatgccatcaccatgggcGGCGACG GCATGAGATTCTCCCTCCAAACCCGAGAACTCATCGCCGACTCCATCGAATCCGTCACATCAGCACAACACCAcgacgccaacatctccatccCCGGCTGTGACAAGAACATGCCGGGCGTAATCATGGCCGCAGCCCGGCACAACAGGCCCTTCATCATGATCTACGGCGGCACCATCCGCAAGGGCCACTCCACCCTGCTGGAGCGCAACGTCAACATTAGCACCTGCTACGAAGCCAGCGGCGCCTACACCTACGGCCGCCTCCAGGCCAAGACGGACCCCGACAAGCCCGGCCGCCAAAGCTCAGACGTCATGTCCGACATTGAGAAGCACGCCTGTCCGGGGGCCGGCGCCTGCGGCGGTATGTACAcggccaacaccatggccacggCCATCGAAGCCATGGGCCTCACTCTCCCGGGCTCGTCGTCATACCCGGCGCTCTCCCCCGAGAAGAGCCGCGAGTGCGAACGAGCAGGCCAAGTCATCAAAACCACCATGGAGAAGGACATCCGGCCCCGCGACCTCCTCACCCGCGCGGCCTTTGAAAACGCCCTCGTGCTGACCATGATCCTCGGCGGCTCTACCAACGGCGTGCTGCACTtcctcgccatggccaacacgGCCGGCGTCCCCCTCACAATCGACGACGTCCAGCGCGCCAGCGATCGCACTCCCTTCCTCGCAGACCTCGCCCCCAGCGGCAAGTACCTCATGGAAGACCTCTACCAAGTAGGCGGCACCCCCTCCGTCCTCAAGATGCTCATCGCCAAAAACCTCATCGACGGATCCATCATGACCGTCACGGGCAAGACCCTCGCCGAAAACGTATCGGACTGGCCGTCCCTCGACCCTGGCCAACAAATCATCCGCCCGCTCGACAACCCCATCAAATCCAGCGGCCACATCCGCATCCTCAGAGGAAACATGGCTCCCGGTGGGGCCGTCGCCAAAATCACCGGCAAGGAAGGCCTCTCCTTCACCGGCAAAGCACGCGTGTACAACTGCGAGCGCGACCTCAACACCGCCCTGTCAAGGGGCGAAATCAAGCGCGAGGACGGGaacctcgtcctcatcgtgCGGTACGAGGGGCCCAAGGGCGGTCCCGGCATGCCCGAGCAGCTACGTGCCAGCGCGGCCATCATGGGCGCCGGCCTGAACAACGTGGCTCTCGTTACGGACGGTAGGTACAGCGGCGCTTCACACGGCTTCATTGTCGGCCATGTGGTTCCCGAGGCGGCGGTCGGGGGACCAATTGCCCTGGTtcaagatggcgatgaagtcaCCATTGATGCTGAGAGGAATCGTATCGATGCTGCTGTGTCGGATGAAGAGATGGCGCTTAGAAAGGCGGCGTGGAAGGCTCCCGAGCCGAGGGTCAAGAGGGGTGTGTTGGCGAAATATGCGAAATTAGTCGGTGATGCTAGCCATGGTGCTGTGACGGACGGATGGTGA
- a CDS encoding Oxo-4-hydroxy-4-carboxy-5-ureidoimidazoline decarboxylase (similar to Metarhizium robertsii ARSEF 23 XP_007818611.1), producing the protein MAQKLPQIGELHSLPEGSQTNALDLLFEPSPAIHSTLLPVIQNTKYSSYPELIDQCRTALFDLASKSTPANPNSTLLSVVGSHPRLGSKKVDSAQSAAEQANLQGQGEQLAELNREYEEKFPGLRFVVFVNGRGRPEIMNDMRVRIDRGDFDKEVDAALQAMCDIAKDRASKLLA; encoded by the exons ATGGCGCAGAAGCTCCCTCAAATCGGCGAGCTGCACTCACTGCCAGAGGGCTCGCAGACAAATGCATTGGATCTCCTCTTTGAGCCCAGCCCAGCTATTCACTCGACCCTCCTACCTGTCATACAAAATACGAAATATTCCTCGTATCCGGAACTCATAGATCAATGCCGAACTGCGCTGTTCGATCTCGCATCCAAGTCTACTCCGGCCAATCCAAACTCCACACTGTTGTCCGTCGTCGGATCTCACCCAAGGTTGGGCTCCAAAAAGGTCGACTCAGCGCAGTCAGCCGCAGAGCAAGCCAATctccaaggccaaggagagCAGTTGGCAGAACTTAATCGGGAGTATGAGGAAAAGTTCCCAGGCTTGCGATTTGTTGTGTTTGTAAATGGCAGAGGGCGACCTGAGATTATGAATGATATGAGGGTGCGGATTGACCGTGgggactttgacaaggaAGTTGATGCGGCACTCCAG GCCATGTGTGACATTGCAAAGGATAGGGCGTCGAAGCTTTTGGCATAA